Proteins encoded together in one Bactrocera neohumeralis isolate Rockhampton chromosome 4, APGP_CSIRO_Bneo_wtdbg2-racon-allhic-juicebox.fasta_v2, whole genome shotgun sequence window:
- the LOC126757334 gene encoding neogenin isoform X6: MVNMWTRLSTGVRSRKWQQTHQQPQRLQLHAIVLGILASLLLQAHSSNASQALTFKIEPQDVVVPEGHSVLLQCGGVAQNGKSAKIQPIIRWRGPDGQDLGIVGDTFRNQLSNGSLYISSVEENRGLTGSYQCLLSAEGIGTIVSRAAIVSIARLPDLNQDFIETYLLPGQTAYFRCMVGQVQSGIKHAVQWLKDDMPLVLDKLRMVVLPNGALEVDEVGIGDRGAYQCNVTSGSISRLSSKTSLNIKKPTDPGGESLVAPSFLVGPSPKTVKEGDSVTLDCVANGVPKPQIKWLRDGAELDLSDLDSPFSIIGTGSLQISSAEDIDSGNYQCRASNTVDSLDAQATVQVLVPPKFIKSPKDKTAHEKEELELECAIRGKPKPLIQWLKNGDVITPNTYMQLVGGHNLRIFGLLQSDAGMFQCVGTNPAGSVQAAARLRVAQTDLDGLEGSIGITGVGSVDGGVDIPQSGGGVTHIHGAVLSRLPGPPHDVVAQIVKPRFVTLSWMEPKKNPVEVVSYTVFYKMSNSEREQKIVTKSHDDQQVNIQNLLPGKTYQFRVVANTNFGPGDSSEVLEVRTQPEENIAGPPRNVEGLATSEREIFVKWDSPIVTNGEIMKYRIYYSENDSGAEMYHDSTTLSAVISELRPYTDYTISVVPFNKNGMGDPSNEIKVKTYSSTPTEPPNNVTLEVTSSTSVTVHWEPPAEEERNGQITGYKIRYRKLKDTPQVKSTPANIRYFELKGLERHSEYQIKIAAMTVNGSGPFTEWNRVMTLENDLDETQVPGKPVWIGIHPGGDNIALHWGPPQQHEIKIRSYVLGWGRGIPDENIIELKESERYYVLKKLESNTEYVVSLRARNSKGDGQPIYDNIKTRDEEPVDMPMPLEVPVGLRAITMSSSSIVVYWIDTMLSKNQHVIDNRHYTVRFGISGSSRFRYHNTTDLNCMINDLRPNTQYEFAVKVVKGRRESAWSMSVLNSTYQNVPITPPRELTVRPDEQNPQTVILQWLPPKHSLGQITGYNIYYTTDTTKRDRDWSIEAFAGDETMMMLPNLKPYTTYYFKVQARVGKGASNAPFSALVAYTTPAAVVMQEPKPIAKGISNEIIIYSVAGAIAFIVLIFVVIMVVTCRRKPQSTPDHNKKRYEDSYQNVGVPKPPDLWIHHDQMELKNIDKNIHSTTPVCSDGASSSGALTLPRSVVHEYDVDTPVPVTNSLDKRSYVPGYMTTSMNSTMERPQYPRTQYNISANRSHMTVDTGHSQQSLTQQPGSLAQTPEHPYGYEGNFCNPGYPNGVGGAGPGGGPTNNGGVSTIESAKRGHPLKSFSVPGPPPTGAATPINKHTPAVTIRPQNQSPYKKPSFSAATPTNRLQSGSSVAHSNDEIQRLAPSTSTEELNQEMANLEGLMKDLSAITANEFEV, translated from the exons CGCTCACCTTCAAAATTGAACCTCAGGATGTGGTCGTGCCGGAAGGACATTCTGTGCTGCTTCAATGCGGTGGCGTGGCACAAAACGGCAAGTCCGCCAAAATACAACCAATTATACGTTGGCGGGGGCCCGACGGGCAGGACTTGGGCATCGTCGGCGACACATTTCGCAATCAGCTGAGTAACGGTTCATTGTATATAAGCTCCGTGGAGGAAAATCGCGGTTTGACCGGCTCCTATCAGTGTCTGCTCAGCGCTGAAGGCATTGGTACAATTGTTAGTCGTGCGGCAATCGTGTCCATAGCACGGTTGCCCGATCTAAATCAAGACTTTATCGAAACATATTTACTACCTGGTCAAACGGCGTATTTTCGATGTATGGTGGGTCAAGTTCAGTCGGGCATTAAGCATGCAGTACAATGGCTGAAGGATGACATGCCGCTTGTGCTGGACAAATTGCGTATGGTCGTACTGCCGAATGGCGCCCTAGAAGTAGATGAGGTCGGCATTGGCGATCGCGGCGCTTACCAGTGTAATGTGACCTCCGGCAGCATATCTCGTTTAAGCAGCAAAACCAGCTTAAATATCAAAAAGCCCACAGATCCAGGCGGTGAAAGTTTGGTTGCGCCTTCATTTCTTGTGGGACCTTCGCCGAAAACCGTGAAAGAGGGTGACAGTGTCACTTTGGATTGCGTGGCGAATGGTGTTCCCAAACCGCAAATTAAATGGTTGCGCGACGGAGCGGAACTCGATCTCAGCGATCTTGATTCGCCGTTCTCCATCATCGGCACGGGCTCATTACAAATTTCTTCTGCCGAAGACATCGACTCCGGCAACTATCAGTGTCGTGCCAGTAATACAGTCGACTCACTTGACGCGCAGGCCACCGTGCAGGTGCTGGTGCCGCCCAAGTTCATCAAGAGCCCAAAAGACAAGACGGCTCACGAAAAAGAGGAATTAGAGCTGGAGTGCGCGATACGCGGTAAACCAAAGCCGCTAATTCAATGGCTGAAGAACGGTGATGTAATCACGCCCAACACGTACATGCAACTAGTGGGTGGCCACAATCTACGCATTTTCGGCCTGCTGCAGTCCGATGCCGGCATGTTCCAATGCGTTGGCACCAATCCGGCTGGTAGTGTTCAAGCGGCGGCACGCTTGCGCGTCGCACAAACGG ATTTAGATGGACTCGAAGGCAGCATTGGCATAACTGGCGTTGGGAGTGTAGACGGCGGTGTAGACATTCCCCAATCCGGTGGAGGAGTTACACATATCCACGGTGCTGTGTTGAGCCGTTTACCGGGACCGCCACACGACGTGGTTGCGCAAATAGTGAAGCCACGTTTCGTAACACTCAGTTGGATGGAGCCGAAGAAGAACCCGGTCGAAGTGGTGTCTTATacagtattttataaaatgagcAATAGCGAACG CGAACAGAAAATTGTAACCAAATCGCACGATGACCAACAGGTGAATATCCAAAATTTGCTGCCTGGAAAAACCTATCAATTCCGTGTGGTGGCAAATACGAACTTTGGACCCGGCGATTCTTCAGAG GTATTGGAGGTGCGCACTCAACCGGAGGAGAATATTGCTGGTCCACCACGCAACGTCGAAGGACTGGCGACTAGCGAAAGAGAGATTTTTGTAAAATGGGATTCTCCGATCGTAACCAATGGAGAGATTATGAAATACCGGATTTACTATTCTGAG AATGACAGTGGTGCAGAGATGTACCATGATAGCACCACGCTTAGTGCTGTGATCTCAGAGCTGCGTCCATATACTGACTACACTATTAGCGTGGTACCTTTCAATAAGAACGGCATGGGCGATCCGTCGAATGAAATAAAGGTCAAGACTTACTCCTCCACACCAACTGAGCCCCCCAATAATGTGACACTTGAAGTAACGAGTTCGACG TCCGTCACAGTACACTGGGAGCCTCCAGCCGAGGAAGAGCGAAATGGACAAATCACCGGCTATAAGATTCGCTATCGTAAACTTAAAGACACGCCACAAGTGAAGAGCACACCAGCGAATATACGTTACTTCGAATTGAAGGGACTGGAGCGACACTCGGagtatcaaataaaaattgccGCTATGACAGTGAATGGCTCAGGCCCGTTCACAGAATGGAATCGCGTTATGACTTTGGAAAATGATCTGGATGAAACACAGGTGCCTGGTAAACCAGTTTGGATCGGCATACATCCGGGTGGTGATAACATCGCTTTGCACTGGGGTCCACCGCAACAGCATGAAATCAAGATTCGAAGTTATGTTTTGGGCTGGGGTCGTGGAATACCCGATGAAAACATCATTGAGCTAAAAGAATCCGAACGCTATTATGTATTGAAAAAGTTGGAGTCAAATACGGAGTATGTGGTTTCATTGCGTGCACGCAACAGCAAAGGTGACGGTCAACCAATTTATGACAACATCAAAACACGTGACGAGGAACCGGTCGATATGCCAATGCCGCTTGAAGTGCCTGTCGGCCTACGCGCCATCACCATGTCCAGCTCATCCATTGTCGTTTACTGGATAGATACGATGCTGAGTAAAAATCAACATGTCATCGATAATCGTCACTACACCGTCCGTTTTGGCATATCTGGCTCTAGTCGTTTTCGGTATCACAACACCACCGATCTCAATTGCATGATCAATGATCTGCGTCCGAACACACAGTATGAGTTCGCTGTTAAAGTGGTGAAGGGGCGTCGTGAGTCGGCTTGGTCCATGTCAGTGTTGAATAGCACCTACCAAAATGTACCAATTACACCACCACGTGAGCTCACGGTACGACCTGATGAACAGAATCCACAAACTGTCATTTTACAATGGCTGCCACCGAAACACAGCCTTGGTCAAATAACCGGCTACAACATTTATTACACCACCGATACTACGAAACGAGATCGCGACTGGTCCATCGAGGCATTCGCTGGTGACGAGACTATGATGATGTTGCCTAATTTGAAACCATACACAACATATTACTTCAAAGTACAAGCGCGGGTGGGGAAAGGCGCCAGTAATGCGCCTTTTTCAGCGCTTGTTGCTTACACGACTCCGGCGGCGGTTGTGATGCAGGAACCAAAACCGATTGCCAAGGGCATCAGTAACGAGATCATCATATACTCTGTAGCAGGTGCGATTGCATTTATAGTATTGATTTTTGTGGTCATCATGGTGGTAACGTGCCGACGAAAGCCCCAATCCACTCCTGATCACAACAAGAAGAGGTACGAAGA tagctATCAAAATGTTGGAGTTCCGAAGCCCCCAGATCTATGGATACATCACGATCAAATGGAGTTAAAGAATATTGATAAGAATATTCACAGCACCACTCCTG TTTGTAGCGACGGTGCTTCGAGTAGCGGTGCCTTAACATTGCCACGTTCTGTGGTGCACGAATACGATGTCGATACGCCAGTGCCGGTTACCAATTCGCTCGACAAACGATCCTACGTACCCGGTTATATGA CCACTTCAATGAATTCTACCATGGAACGACCACAGTATCCGCGCACCCAGTATAACATTTCCGCCAATCGTTCGCATATGACTGTCGACACGGGGCACTCGCAACAAAGTCTGACGCAGCAACCGGGCTCCTTGGCACAAACGCCCGAACATCCCTACGGTTATGAGGGTAATTTCTG CAATCCTGGTTACCCGAATGGTGTCGGCGGTGCTGGTCCAGGTGGTGGCCCCACAAACAACGGTGGTGTTTCAACTATCGAGAGTGCAAAACGTGGTCATCCATTGAAGAGTTTTAGCGTGCCAGGTCCACCCCCAACGGGCGCTGCGACACCCATCAATAAACACA CACCTGCCGTAACAATACGTCCACAAAATCAATCGCCCTACAAGAAGCCCTCCTTCTCAGCTGCCACGCCCACGAATCGGTTGCAAAGCGGCTCGTCTGTGGCACACTCCAACGACGAAATACAACGATTAGCGCCAAGCACCTCAACCGAAGAGCTGAACCAAGAAATGGCCAATCTAGAGGGACTCATGAAGGACTTGAGTGCAATAACGGCGAATGAATTCGAAGTTTAA
- the LOC126757334 gene encoding netrin receptor DCC isoform X4, with the protein MVNMWTRLSTGVRSRKWQQTHQQPQRLQLHAIVLGILASLLLQAHSSNASQALTFKIEPQDVVVPEGHSVLLQCGGVAQNGKSAKIQPIIRWRGPDGQDLGIVGDTFRNQLSNGSLYISSVEENRGLTGSYQCLLSAEGIGTIVSRAAIVSIARLPDLNQDFIETYLLPGQTAYFRCMVGQVQSGIKHAVQWLKDDMPLVLDKLRMVVLPNGALEVDEVGIGDRGAYQCNVTSGSISRLSSKTSLNIKKPTDPGGESLVAPSFLVGPSPKTVKEGDSVTLDCVANGVPKPQIKWLRDGAELDLSDLDSPFSIIGTGSLQISSAEDIDSGNYQCRASNTVDSLDAQATVQVLVPPKFIKSPKDKTAHEKEELELECAIRGKPKPLIQWLKNGDVITPNTYMQLVGGHNLRIFGLLQSDAGMFQCVGTNPAGSVQAAARLRVAQTGKSKKYHTSASQTPKSPLLPSASPMRRRKGGGSKAIDPFDTFGDAIDNTMGSTRSLSKSALDSLLSQRGRKLPRPERPQNDNGYGEFASLKDLEQLDMEDTDSSMELPTSTHEFNVGVNGDDGNNDDEDNEDEDEYDDLNDNQEFIDAYNHGDDPNKVLNSWKNKNKKQLSSATSNSQAASSSSSYLSSDLDGLEGSIGITGVGSVDGGVDIPQSGGGVTHIHGAVLSRLPGPPHDVVAQIVKPRFVTLSWMEPKKNPVEVVSYTVFYKMSNSEREQKIVTKSHDDQQVNIQNLLPGKTYQFRVVANTNFGPGDSSEVLEVRTQPEENIAGPPRNVEGLATSEREIFVKWDSPIVTNGEIMKYRIYYSENDSGAEMYHDSTTLSAVISELRPYTDYTISVVPFNKNGMGDPSNEIKVKTYSSTPTEPPNNVTLEVTSSTSVTVHWEPPAEEERNGQITGYKIRYRKLKDTPQVKSTPANIRYFELKGLERHSEYQIKIAAMTVNGSGPFTEWNRVMTLENDLDETQVPGKPVWIGIHPGGDNIALHWGPPQQHEIKIRSYVLGWGRGIPDENIIELKESERYYVLKKLESNTEYVVSLRARNSKGDGQPIYDNIKTRDEEPVDMPMPLEVPVGLRAITMSSSSIVVYWIDTMLSKNQHVIDNRHYTVRFGISGSSRFRYHNTTDLNCMINDLRPNTQYEFAVKVVKGRRESAWSMSVLNSTYQNVPITPPRELTVRPDEQNPQTVILQWLPPKHSLGQITGYNIYYTTDTTKRDRDWSIEAFAGDETMMMLPNLKPYTTYYFKVQARVGKGASNAPFSALVAYTTPAAVVMQEPKPIAKGISNEIIIYSVAGAIAFIVLIFVVIMVVTCRRKPQSTPDHNKKSYQNVGVPKPPDLWIHHDQMELKNIDKNIHSTTPVCSDGASSSGALTLPRSVVHEYDVDTPVPVTNSLDKRSYVPGYMTTSMNSTMERPQYPRTQYNISANRSHMTVDTGHSQQSLTQQPGSLAQTPEHPYGYEGNFCNPGYPNGVGGAGPGGGPTNNGGVSTIESAKRGHPLKSFSVPGPPPTGAATPINKHTPAVTIRPQNQSPYKKPSFSAATPTNRLQSGSSVAHSNDEIQRLAPSTSTEELNQEMANLEGLMKDLSAITANEFEV; encoded by the exons CGCTCACCTTCAAAATTGAACCTCAGGATGTGGTCGTGCCGGAAGGACATTCTGTGCTGCTTCAATGCGGTGGCGTGGCACAAAACGGCAAGTCCGCCAAAATACAACCAATTATACGTTGGCGGGGGCCCGACGGGCAGGACTTGGGCATCGTCGGCGACACATTTCGCAATCAGCTGAGTAACGGTTCATTGTATATAAGCTCCGTGGAGGAAAATCGCGGTTTGACCGGCTCCTATCAGTGTCTGCTCAGCGCTGAAGGCATTGGTACAATTGTTAGTCGTGCGGCAATCGTGTCCATAGCACGGTTGCCCGATCTAAATCAAGACTTTATCGAAACATATTTACTACCTGGTCAAACGGCGTATTTTCGATGTATGGTGGGTCAAGTTCAGTCGGGCATTAAGCATGCAGTACAATGGCTGAAGGATGACATGCCGCTTGTGCTGGACAAATTGCGTATGGTCGTACTGCCGAATGGCGCCCTAGAAGTAGATGAGGTCGGCATTGGCGATCGCGGCGCTTACCAGTGTAATGTGACCTCCGGCAGCATATCTCGTTTAAGCAGCAAAACCAGCTTAAATATCAAAAAGCCCACAGATCCAGGCGGTGAAAGTTTGGTTGCGCCTTCATTTCTTGTGGGACCTTCGCCGAAAACCGTGAAAGAGGGTGACAGTGTCACTTTGGATTGCGTGGCGAATGGTGTTCCCAAACCGCAAATTAAATGGTTGCGCGACGGAGCGGAACTCGATCTCAGCGATCTTGATTCGCCGTTCTCCATCATCGGCACGGGCTCATTACAAATTTCTTCTGCCGAAGACATCGACTCCGGCAACTATCAGTGTCGTGCCAGTAATACAGTCGACTCACTTGACGCGCAGGCCACCGTGCAGGTGCTGGTGCCGCCCAAGTTCATCAAGAGCCCAAAAGACAAGACGGCTCACGAAAAAGAGGAATTAGAGCTGGAGTGCGCGATACGCGGTAAACCAAAGCCGCTAATTCAATGGCTGAAGAACGGTGATGTAATCACGCCCAACACGTACATGCAACTAGTGGGTGGCCACAATCTACGCATTTTCGGCCTGCTGCAGTCCGATGCCGGCATGTTCCAATGCGTTGGCACCAATCCGGCTGGTAGTGTTCAAGCGGCGGCACGCTTGCGCGTCGCACAAACGG GCAAATCCAAAAAATACCACACTTCCGCCTCCCAAACACCCAAATCTCCATTACTTCCGTCAGCTTCACCTATGCGCCGACGCAAGGGGGGCGGCTCTAAGGCGATTGATCCTTTTGACACATTCGGCGATGCCATTGACAATACAATGGGATCGACACGTAGTCTCTCCAAAAGCGCGCTGGATAGTTTACTCTCACAGAGAGGCAGAAAATTACCACGACCTGAGAGACCGCAAAATGACAATGGCTATGGTGAATTTGCCTCACTGAAAGACCTCGAACAGTTGGACATGGAAGATACGGACAGTTCAATGGAGCTGCCCACAAGCACACACGAGTTCAACGTAGGTGTTAACGGTGATGACGGCAACAACGATGACGAAGACAATGAGGACGAAGACGAATATGACGATTTAAATGACAACCAAGAATTCATTGATGCCTACAATCACGGTGACGACCCCAATAAAGTACTGAACTCGTGgaagaataaaaataagaaacaattATCCTCAGCCACATCCAATTCACAAGCGGCGTCATCAAGTTCCTCCTACTTATCCTCAGATTTAGATGGACTCGAAGGCAGCATTGGCATAACTGGCGTTGGGAGTGTAGACGGCGGTGTAGACATTCCCCAATCCGGTGGAGGAGTTACACATATCCACGGTGCTGTGTTGAGCCGTTTACCGGGACCGCCACACGACGTGGTTGCGCAAATAGTGAAGCCACGTTTCGTAACACTCAGTTGGATGGAGCCGAAGAAGAACCCGGTCGAAGTGGTGTCTTATacagtattttataaaatgagcAATAGCGAACG CGAACAGAAAATTGTAACCAAATCGCACGATGACCAACAGGTGAATATCCAAAATTTGCTGCCTGGAAAAACCTATCAATTCCGTGTGGTGGCAAATACGAACTTTGGACCCGGCGATTCTTCAGAG GTATTGGAGGTGCGCACTCAACCGGAGGAGAATATTGCTGGTCCACCACGCAACGTCGAAGGACTGGCGACTAGCGAAAGAGAGATTTTTGTAAAATGGGATTCTCCGATCGTAACCAATGGAGAGATTATGAAATACCGGATTTACTATTCTGAG AATGACAGTGGTGCAGAGATGTACCATGATAGCACCACGCTTAGTGCTGTGATCTCAGAGCTGCGTCCATATACTGACTACACTATTAGCGTGGTACCTTTCAATAAGAACGGCATGGGCGATCCGTCGAATGAAATAAAGGTCAAGACTTACTCCTCCACACCAACTGAGCCCCCCAATAATGTGACACTTGAAGTAACGAGTTCGACG TCCGTCACAGTACACTGGGAGCCTCCAGCCGAGGAAGAGCGAAATGGACAAATCACCGGCTATAAGATTCGCTATCGTAAACTTAAAGACACGCCACAAGTGAAGAGCACACCAGCGAATATACGTTACTTCGAATTGAAGGGACTGGAGCGACACTCGGagtatcaaataaaaattgccGCTATGACAGTGAATGGCTCAGGCCCGTTCACAGAATGGAATCGCGTTATGACTTTGGAAAATGATCTGGATGAAACACAGGTGCCTGGTAAACCAGTTTGGATCGGCATACATCCGGGTGGTGATAACATCGCTTTGCACTGGGGTCCACCGCAACAGCATGAAATCAAGATTCGAAGTTATGTTTTGGGCTGGGGTCGTGGAATACCCGATGAAAACATCATTGAGCTAAAAGAATCCGAACGCTATTATGTATTGAAAAAGTTGGAGTCAAATACGGAGTATGTGGTTTCATTGCGTGCACGCAACAGCAAAGGTGACGGTCAACCAATTTATGACAACATCAAAACACGTGACGAGGAACCGGTCGATATGCCAATGCCGCTTGAAGTGCCTGTCGGCCTACGCGCCATCACCATGTCCAGCTCATCCATTGTCGTTTACTGGATAGATACGATGCTGAGTAAAAATCAACATGTCATCGATAATCGTCACTACACCGTCCGTTTTGGCATATCTGGCTCTAGTCGTTTTCGGTATCACAACACCACCGATCTCAATTGCATGATCAATGATCTGCGTCCGAACACACAGTATGAGTTCGCTGTTAAAGTGGTGAAGGGGCGTCGTGAGTCGGCTTGGTCCATGTCAGTGTTGAATAGCACCTACCAAAATGTACCAATTACACCACCACGTGAGCTCACGGTACGACCTGATGAACAGAATCCACAAACTGTCATTTTACAATGGCTGCCACCGAAACACAGCCTTGGTCAAATAACCGGCTACAACATTTATTACACCACCGATACTACGAAACGAGATCGCGACTGGTCCATCGAGGCATTCGCTGGTGACGAGACTATGATGATGTTGCCTAATTTGAAACCATACACAACATATTACTTCAAAGTACAAGCGCGGGTGGGGAAAGGCGCCAGTAATGCGCCTTTTTCAGCGCTTGTTGCTTACACGACTCCGGCGGCGGTTGTGATGCAGGAACCAAAACCGATTGCCAAGGGCATCAGTAACGAGATCATCATATACTCTGTAGCAGGTGCGATTGCATTTATAGTATTGATTTTTGTGGTCATCATGGTGGTAACGTGCCGACGAAAGCCCCAATCCACTCCTGATCACAACAAGAAGAG ctATCAAAATGTTGGAGTTCCGAAGCCCCCAGATCTATGGATACATCACGATCAAATGGAGTTAAAGAATATTGATAAGAATATTCACAGCACCACTCCTG TTTGTAGCGACGGTGCTTCGAGTAGCGGTGCCTTAACATTGCCACGTTCTGTGGTGCACGAATACGATGTCGATACGCCAGTGCCGGTTACCAATTCGCTCGACAAACGATCCTACGTACCCGGTTATATGA CCACTTCAATGAATTCTACCATGGAACGACCACAGTATCCGCGCACCCAGTATAACATTTCCGCCAATCGTTCGCATATGACTGTCGACACGGGGCACTCGCAACAAAGTCTGACGCAGCAACCGGGCTCCTTGGCACAAACGCCCGAACATCCCTACGGTTATGAGGGTAATTTCTG CAATCCTGGTTACCCGAATGGTGTCGGCGGTGCTGGTCCAGGTGGTGGCCCCACAAACAACGGTGGTGTTTCAACTATCGAGAGTGCAAAACGTGGTCATCCATTGAAGAGTTTTAGCGTGCCAGGTCCACCCCCAACGGGCGCTGCGACACCCATCAATAAACACA CACCTGCCGTAACAATACGTCCACAAAATCAATCGCCCTACAAGAAGCCCTCCTTCTCAGCTGCCACGCCCACGAATCGGTTGCAAAGCGGCTCGTCTGTGGCACACTCCAACGACGAAATACAACGATTAGCGCCAAGCACCTCAACCGAAGAGCTGAACCAAGAAATGGCCAATCTAGAGGGACTCATGAAGGACTTGAGTGCAATAACGGCGAATGAATTCGAAGTTTAA